Below is a window of Xyrauchen texanus isolate HMW12.3.18 chromosome 1, RBS_HiC_50CHRs, whole genome shotgun sequence DNA.
AGTTTAGACATAAAACAAAAAGTTTCCTGGTCGCGTGTTTTAGTCTCCAGATAAAGCGCAGAACTCCTGCTCTGTGTTCACATTGTTTTCAGTCCATTAAACTGTTTTATCGCTCCAGTTTTGCTCTAAATGTGAGAGGAGAAAACACAAGCGCGAGCGGCTCTCGGAGGCACACAGACGCTGTCACGAGCGGATTGAGTCTTTCAGGTTCTCATGAGGGTTTTAAGAGCGCAGCGCCGCTCAGTCGCTGTTCATTACTGCACTCAGtgctcgtgtgtgtttgtgagattaCAGATCCGATCAGAGAGATGGCAGAAACCGCTCCAGCTGCAGCCGCCCCGCCGGCCAAATCGCCCAAGAAGAAATCTGCTGCCAAACCCAAGAAAACGGGTCCAAGCGTCGGTGATCTCATCGTCAAAACTGTGACCGCGTCCAAGGAGAGGAGCGGCGTGTCTCTTGCCGCCCTGAAGAAAGCTCTCGCCGCCGGTGGATACGATGTAGAGAAGAACAACTCCCGCGTCAAGATCGCCGTTAGGAGTCTGGTGACTAAAGGGACTCTGGTGCAGACCAAAGGGACCGGCGCCTCCGGCTCATTCAAGCTCAACAAGAAACAATCCGAGAGCACGAAGAAACCCGCCAAGAAAGCCGCTCCTAAAGCCAAGAAGGCCGCAGTCAAGAAACCCGCCGCTGCTAAGAAGCCCAAGAGTGCCGCGGCTAAGAAACCTGCCGCCAAGAAATCTCCCAAGAAGGCGAAGAAACCAGCAGCCGCTAAAAAGGCAACGAAGAGCCCCAAGAAGGCAAAGAAACCAGCAGCCGCCAAGAAAGCAGCCAAGAGCCCCAAAAAGGCCAAAGTTGTCAAACCCAAAACGGCAAAGGCTAAAGCAGCCAAGCCTAAGAAAGCAGCTCCCAAAAGAAGTAAATGATCTTCCGAGTTTCTCCCTcaaaacggctcttttaagagccacccactaTTTCATATAAAAGAGCAAcacttttgtattttatatttattttgtgatgttttaTTAGATTGGTTGTGAGAGGACACAATCATTCCTGACTATGACTGTAATAAACCAAAAACAACCAAAAGCTTAAAGCTGCATATTCAGAAAATATCAAACGTGATATTCAGTGTAAGTTTCACCCGCCTGACAAGTTGAGTGTAAAATCAGTGTttcataaaactaaaatgaagGTAATTGCACCAACATCTTGCATCTGACAACATTATATATGAATAACTGCATCGATTGTGACTATATCACTGAAATATCAAATTTACTTCAGGTCAGATATATTTGAACATGTTATTATTATCGATATTGTCTTTTACATTAAACTGGATTTAAAACTCGTTCAGCTGGAAGTTTCTCATGAACACAGAATGTAGTGgagaaaaagagggaggagtTTAGAGTTCGGAGGGAAGTtctgtgattggttagaatgTTTTACAGACTCCAGCCAATAGACGACTGACAGAATCCTTTAAATACTGTTGACAGCGTCATTTTGAATATTCTGTTTCTACGTTGAGTTAAAAATagttgatttgagttgaaaatgAGCGGCAGAGGTAAAACGGGCGGTAAAGCGAGAGCGAAGGCTAAGACTCGCTCATCCAGGGCGGGACTGCAGTTCCCCGTCGGCCGTGTGCACAGACTGCTCCGCAAAGGAAACTACGCTGAGCGCGTCGGCGCCGGTGCTCCTGTGTATCTGGCCGCTGTGCTCGAGTATCTCACCGCTGAGATCCTGGAGTTGGCCGGAAACGCCGCTCGGGACAACAAGAAGACCCGTATCATTCCCCGTCACCTGCAGCTGGCAGTGCGGAACGACGAGGAGTTGAACAAACTCTTGGGTGGAGTGACCATCGCTCAGGGTGGGGTGCTGCCCAACATCCAGGCTGTGCTGCTGCCCAAGAAGACCGAGAAACCCGTGAAGACCAAGTAAACGGACTGAAGTCTGTCACTGAAacacaaaggctcttttaagagccacacactTGAACTATGAGAGAGTGAATTGGTCTTTTATTACACACTTGAATTACAGATGCTGTTTTCGGATCCGTGTAGTATGAATAATCAAGCAACAttgaattaatttatatatagatTTCAACCCgatatatttacaaatgtttcctGAGATTGAGTATCTCAATACAAGTGTCTTGGTATCCTGAATGATGATTTTCCTCACATTCAACTGTTGGCAGCGAAAAATATTTAAGCTGAAACTgggtttttattttagaaacaagtcGTGTTTTTCATTTTAGGCCCAAAGGAGACTTGTTGATGCCACTTGTGTCAGTGCTGGACTATGGCGATGTTATTTATATACATGCATCCATTCAAAGCCTGAAACTGTTGGATACTGTTTACCATTGAGCTCTTGGGTTCATCACAAACTTTAGGGCCCTTACTCATCAATGCTCCTTGTCTGATCGGGTTGGTTGGTCTGCATTGTCCACCCGTAGACTTAATCATTGGTATAGTGTTATTTACAAGGCTATTCTTGGTCTGCTTCCCCCATACCTACAAACCTACATCAATAAAGTCACATGAAGATATTGTCTTCGTTTTGAGGACTTATTACTGCTAACTGTCCCTCAAGTCCGGACTAAACTGGGAAAAGGGGCGTTTAAGGATGCGGCCCCCTGCTGCAAAATGTCCTGAATCTCCAGGAGCCGGTTTCACTGGTTGCttttaaagcacttttaaatGACATGGAGGCTGTAGatgttatattgtgtatatgtagaTATTTTATGACCTTGTAACTCACTATTTATTCCCatcgtacatatatatatatatatatatatatatatatatatatatatatatatatatatatatatatatatatatatttaggaataattgacgacgggccgttgaattattagaaaaataatgcacacccggggtggtaatgcggtcacgacgcgaagcggagtaACATTTTACTaacattttagagttagtaacggaggtttgagccactgacagcagactaatgcagttattagtgtagttattagagagacagaggttgcaataatgagccagaaaatcatgtgcgtcatattatttaatttatttattaattcatacgttataattcgaatttatttattaaaattaaactgcacgtttccaTTGATGGTGAAGTCAGACATCGAAAATGGCAGATCAAGCGCATTGGGCTGCATGTTAGCAGAGGTTTTTTCCCCTGGTGATCCTTGGCTTGATTTTCGTTTGTACTTTTGTTTCCTGAGAGGATCAAGctccatgtctttctttctttagcgGAAGGTGCCCAGTAGCTTCTCAGGCTTGTTTCACACTTGTGCCCTGTGACAGACATGATCTGTCTGCTCTCCAGCCCTGCCTCTGACAGCATTTGAACTGCAGTGCTTCTTAATGAATGGTTGGTGTATCTTTTGGATAAGCCGACTGCCCCACTGATACGCGGAAGCATGTTTCCAAGATAGTTTACACCCATCGGTTCGTGGGAATACCAGCAATATCTCCCATCAAGCTCCTCCTGTGGGACTTTCAGTGGATGAAGGTAGAAGGATGTGGCATTAGGTGGGCATTTGGCGATGTACTTTCTGAAACTTTTAACAGGGCAAAGGGGGTCCCCTGTATTGGCAAACATGAATCCTCGGTAGCAGTCTTTGTTGGGATCGGTgggctttttgtgtttttttgtttctgcTTTATAAGATAAGCAAATATATTCATCATCATTTTCGTCTTTTTTAATGACGAACGAATGCAAATTCCCGATTTCCTTCACGCCCCCTCCTTGCCAGGTTCAGCTGAATCTCAAACCAGACTTTGCGAACCAGCCCGGCTGCGGTGTCTGGTGACAGATACATAGAGTTGCGAATGCGCTCTATTTCAGCGGTCAAAATGGGAGGATGATGAGAACTGGAGTCTTTCCCAGCCTTGCGAAACTTTTTCAGGACGGCCTTGAATACGTCGTTGGATGATTTGAATTCTGTCTGTCCTATGATATTGTATTTGGATATATAGCGGTTCAGTCCAGCTCGTAGGGAGAGAAAACTTGACACTGAATACTCTGCGCCAGATGCGTTTCGGACAGTGGCATAGAAAGCCCGCAGCTGGGTATTTAAAGAGTCTGTCCCGTCTCTCTCTAGTTTGTCCACAGTATTTTTTGGCTTAAGCCAGtcgttaaacacattgacagcccaagctgttgttttttttttgtgtgttttcttcatgtttttcgccctcgagtcggtctagctgttcttcgctaattgttttatgtcttttgttgttgccggctgcctttgatgtcctcttccgtttatttgttttttcatctgggctatccaatactgcggtcgcccagttgttaaaatttttatgttcaccataaatattaaaatttacttccggaaaatcaaaatagtctgtcattttttttctcttgaagttgaagtggatttgtcgctgtcacttcttgttatgaattgtatcctattttccgttattacagttgactacgcgaagtgatatggaactgtaatgcggtcaagacctgcctggaactactttagccgtgcgtttccctgaaaataattgcacaccttagaatgttctcaaccaatcagaatcaagcattcaacacccctgtagtataaatgtataaatatcttTAACCAGAAAGAAAACTCATTTCCTGTTTTCCTATATAATGAAACTTCAGTACTACTAAAATCAGAACATTTTTGTCAACAGATAATGTGGTTGATAAATTATAAAGTTACAATATTAAACTTGATAACTCACACCTACCTAAAAATAATCAAAGATTTAACTTGCCTGAGACGTATAACCGTTcagtaaaattacatttagttACATCTGACACTGCTATTACAAGTTTATGAATCGTTATCATGCTAcattcataattatttaaaataaattatttataagtaCTCGAGTATAAAAGCTGGACAAAGAAACGTGATTTAATGCGCATTGAGGTAAACTGAACTAACGATTTTGAGCGGGAAACTGTCGCCTCTTGTTTGAAAAGTCGTGCCGCACAGTCATTGGTCAACTGTCATGCGTACACGTCCATATCAGCCAATCACACGCCTCTAAACCCTCACCACACTGGGCGCGTGATCGCACACGGCTTTAAATAGCAGCGGTGTGCCGTTGATCTTCATTTACTGTGTTGAACGGAGAACAGAATCTCGTTATCATGGCAAGAACCAAACAGACCGCTCGCAAGTCCACCGGTGGAAAAGCCCCGAGGAAGCAGCTCGCTACTAAAGCCGCCCGCAAGAGCGCCCCCGCCACCGGTGGAGTCAAGAAGCCTCATCGTTACAGGCCCGGTACCGTGGCGCTGAGAGAGATCCGCCGTTATCAGAAGTCCACTGAGCTGCTGATCCGCAAACTGCCTTTCCAGCGTCTAGTGAGAGAAATCGCTCAGGATTTCAAGACGGATCTgcgct
It encodes the following:
- the LOC127648217 gene encoding histone H1-like; the protein is MAETAPAAAAPPAKSPKKKSAAKPKKTGPSVGDLIVKTVTASKERSGVSLAALKKALAAGGYDVEKNNSRVKIAVRSLVTKGTLVQTKGTGASGSFKLNKKQSESTKKPAKKAAPKAKKAAVKKPAAAKKPKSAAAKKPAAKKSPKKAKKPAAAKKATKSPKKAKKPAAAKKAAKSPKKAKVVKPKTAKAKAAKPKKAAPKRSK
- the LOC127648432 gene encoding histone H2A; amino-acid sequence: MSGRGKTGGKARAKAKTRSSRAGLQFPVGRVHRLLRKGNYAERVGAGAPVYLAAVLEYLTAEILELAGNAARDNKKTRIIPRHLQLAVRNDEELNKLLGGVTIAQGGVLPNIQAVLLPKKTEKPVKTK